Proteins from a single region of Hermetia illucens chromosome 3, iHerIll2.2.curated.20191125, whole genome shotgun sequence:
- the LOC119651228 gene encoding ethanolamine-phosphate cytidylyltransferase isoform X2 encodes MSSNIEGSQKNEKMNGEASEKKEVRVWCDGCYDMVHFGHANSLRQAKALGDKLIVGVHTDEEIAKHKGPPVFTEQERYKMVRGIKWVDEVIEGAPYVTALETLDKYNCDFCVHGDDITMTADGVDTYHLVKEANRYKEVSRTAGISTTDLVGRMLLLTRNHFRQGSEEYSIEKEGSSLMGQDHSARSPWTGCNQFLPTTQKIIQFSDGKAPNPNDKIIYVAGAFDLFHVGHLDFLEKAKQHGDYLIVGLHTDPVVNAYKGSNYPIMNLHERTLSVLACKYVNEVVIGAPYCVTKELMSHFKVDVVCHGQTPITYEAGQNDPYAVPKVMGKFVLIDSGNKMTTEKIVQRIISHRLEYENRNEKKEKKELEAYEASQKIKAAQKAG; translated from the exons CTACGACATGGTACATTTTGGCCATGCTAATTCACTTCGACAAGCTAAAGCATTAGGTGATAAACTTATCGTTGGCGTCCATACTGATGAGGAAATTGCAAAACACAAGGGACCCCCAGTGTTCACAGAACAAGAGAG ATATAAAATGGTTCGTGGAATTAAATGGGTTGATGAAGTTATCGAAGGTGCCCCATATGTAACCGCACTGGAAACGCTAGATAAATACAACTGCGACTTTTGCGTACATGGAG atgATATAACCATGACAGCTGATGGAGTTGATACATACCATTTAGTTAAGGAAGCCAATCGTTACAA AGAAGTATCACGTACAGCTGGTATCTCAACAACAGATCTCGTTGGTCGAATGCTTCTACTCACCCGCAACCACTTCCGCCAAGGATCTGAAGAATACTcaatagaaaaagaag GTTCGTCACTAATGGGACAAGATCACTCAGCGCGAAGTCCTTGGACTGGTTGCAATCAATTTTTGCCAACAACACAGAAAATTATACAGTTCAGTGATGGGAAGGCCCCGAATCCAAATGATAAGATT ATCTACGTTGCTGGTGCATTTGATCTGTTTCACGTTGGTCACCTggacttcctcgagaaggcaaaGCAACATGGAGACTATCTTATAGTCGGCCTTCACACAGATCCAGTCGTCAATGCATATAAAGGAAGCAACTACCCCATCATGAACTTGCACGAACGAACTTTGAGTGTGCTAGCATGCAAA TACGTCAATGAAGTTGTGATTGGTGCTCCATATTGCGTCACTAAAGAACTCATGTCACACTTCAAAGTCGACGTAGTATGCCATGGACAAACACCAATAACATATGAAGCCGGACAAAATGATCCGTATGCAGTGCCAAAAGTAATGGGTAAATTTGTGCTAATTGATTCAGGAAACAAGATGACAACAGAGAAAATCGTACAACGAATAATCAGTCATCGATTAGAGTACGAGAACCGtaatgaaaagaaggaaaagaaagagcTCGAAGCGTACGAAGCATCTCAGAAGATAAAGGCAGCTCAAAAAGCTGGATAA
- the LOC119651228 gene encoding ethanolamine-phosphate cytidylyltransferase isoform X1, with amino-acid sequence MSSNIEGSQKNEKMNGEASEKKEVRVWCDGCYDMVHFGHANSLRQAKALGDKLIVGVHTDEEIAKHKGPPVFTEQERYKMVRGIKWVDEVIEGAPYVTALETLDKYNCDFCVHGDDITMTADGVDTYHLVKEANRYKEVSRTAGISTTDLVGRMLLLTRNHFRQGSEEYSIEKEEEIEAIEKLCLKQSISGSSLMGQDHSARSPWTGCNQFLPTTQKIIQFSDGKAPNPNDKIIYVAGAFDLFHVGHLDFLEKAKQHGDYLIVGLHTDPVVNAYKGSNYPIMNLHERTLSVLACKYVNEVVIGAPYCVTKELMSHFKVDVVCHGQTPITYEAGQNDPYAVPKVMGKFVLIDSGNKMTTEKIVQRIISHRLEYENRNEKKEKKELEAYEASQKIKAAQKAG; translated from the exons CTACGACATGGTACATTTTGGCCATGCTAATTCACTTCGACAAGCTAAAGCATTAGGTGATAAACTTATCGTTGGCGTCCATACTGATGAGGAAATTGCAAAACACAAGGGACCCCCAGTGTTCACAGAACAAGAGAG ATATAAAATGGTTCGTGGAATTAAATGGGTTGATGAAGTTATCGAAGGTGCCCCATATGTAACCGCACTGGAAACGCTAGATAAATACAACTGCGACTTTTGCGTACATGGAG atgATATAACCATGACAGCTGATGGAGTTGATACATACCATTTAGTTAAGGAAGCCAATCGTTACAA AGAAGTATCACGTACAGCTGGTATCTCAACAACAGATCTCGTTGGTCGAATGCTTCTACTCACCCGCAACCACTTCCGCCAAGGATCTGAAGAATACTcaatagaaaaagaag aaGAGATAGAAGCAATTGAGAAATTATGTCTAAAACAATCAATATCAGGTTCGTCACTAATGGGACAAGATCACTCAGCGCGAAGTCCTTGGACTGGTTGCAATCAATTTTTGCCAACAACACAGAAAATTATACAGTTCAGTGATGGGAAGGCCCCGAATCCAAATGATAAGATT ATCTACGTTGCTGGTGCATTTGATCTGTTTCACGTTGGTCACCTggacttcctcgagaaggcaaaGCAACATGGAGACTATCTTATAGTCGGCCTTCACACAGATCCAGTCGTCAATGCATATAAAGGAAGCAACTACCCCATCATGAACTTGCACGAACGAACTTTGAGTGTGCTAGCATGCAAA TACGTCAATGAAGTTGTGATTGGTGCTCCATATTGCGTCACTAAAGAACTCATGTCACACTTCAAAGTCGACGTAGTATGCCATGGACAAACACCAATAACATATGAAGCCGGACAAAATGATCCGTATGCAGTGCCAAAAGTAATGGGTAAATTTGTGCTAATTGATTCAGGAAACAAGATGACAACAGAGAAAATCGTACAACGAATAATCAGTCATCGATTAGAGTACGAGAACCGtaatgaaaagaaggaaaagaaagagcTCGAAGCGTACGAAGCATCTCAGAAGATAAAGGCAGCTCAAAAAGCTGGATAA